A window of Bradyrhizobium sp. AZCC 1719 genomic DNA:
CCGCGCAGCGCGTTCCCCCGCCATACGCACGGGGGCGGCGAGGAGATCGTCGTTCTCGACGGCGTCTTCCAGGACGAACACGGCGATTACCCGGCGGGCAGCTACTTCCGCAACCCGCCCGGGACTTCGCACGTTCCCGCATCGAAGGACGGTTGCACGATCTTCGTCCGCCTTTGGCAATTCCGGGAGAGCGATGACGACCAGATCGTACGACGGCCCGCGGAAGGTCGTCCGCTCGAGCCGAGATCGGGGGCGGCGAGCGCGATCGAATTGTTCGACGACGCATTCGAGAACGTACGTTTCGAGAGCTGGATGCCGGGCAAGGCGATCATGGTCGAGAACGCACGCGGGCTCGAAATGCTTGTTCTCGCGGGGAGCCTGTCGATCGGCGACCAGATGCTGACCTCGCAAAGCTGGGTCCGCTTGCCGGTCGGACAAGCGCTGCGCGCCGTCTCCGGTCCGGAAGGCGCGAAGGTCTGGGTGAAGGAGGCTCCCCTGCTTCATCCGGACGTCTGCCGACTGCCTTGAAGCGATTAGACCGAAGGAAAATTCAGAAGGCTCATTGATTTTGCTCATCTATTCAGCGGACTTTGATTCCGCCATTCGGTTCGATCCCTCCCGCCCCAGCCAGGGCTCAAAACGCCAGTCCGGCACGACCGCGGCGCCCTCTCGTGCCGGGTGCGCGGCAACTCGCCGGCAACCCGATGCGCACAAGCAGATTGCGGCGGACTCCGTTGACGACGCCGCGCAGGGACACGACATATCCTGTGCCGTCGATCCAGGTCACCGCTCGGGAGCAAGATATGAACGCGCCGCCAAAAATCGATCCCGTTACCGCGCGTTCTGACCGGGACGTGCTGCACTGGCTGACAAACGACACACGCGATGAGCGCTTCATTGACAATATTTTCGCTGAGATGTGTATCCGGGTCCAGCGAGCAGGCATTCCCGTCAAGCGGGCGTCGCTTCATATCCTGATCCACCATCCGCAATGGCTTGGCGCACGGATCATGTGGGCCGACGGGATGCGCGAGGCGGAGATTGCGAGGGTCGACTACGACGTCAGGGAGCGATCCGAGTACATCGGCAGTCCCGCCAACGAAGTCCATGACGGTGCCACCGAGGTGCGCGAGAATCTCGAACGGGACCCGTCACTGGGCCGCAAGCATGCCGTCTTTGACGAGATGCGGGCGAAAGGCCTGACCGACTATGTGGCGTGGCCGCTATGCCATACGCTCGGCAAGCGGCATATCGTGACCTTTGCAACCGACCGGCCAGGAGGTTTCGACGACGCGCATATCGCCAGCCTGTTGGAACTGTTGCCGGTTCTGGCGCTGGTCAGCGAAATCCGTGTCAAGAACCGGCTGGCGCGAACGCTGCTCGAAACCTATGTCGGGTCGCATGCCAGCGAGCTCATTCTAGCCGGCGCCACCAGGCGCGGCAGCGGGACGACGGTACGCGCCGCCATCATGATCTGCGATCTGCGTGATTTCACCAGGATCTCCGACAACTGGCCGCGCGATGACGTCATTGATCTTCTGAACGGCTATTTCGATGCGATGTCGGAGCCGATTGCGCGACATGGCGGGGAAATACTGAAATTCATCGGCGACGGTCTGCTTGCCATTTTTCCGCTCAGCCAGTCGTCGGCCTGCGCAAATCTGCTGCATGCCGTGGCTGAAGCCCGTCAGGCCATGCTTGTCCTCAACGAAAAAAATAGCGAAACCGGTCGTGAGCCGCTGAATTACGGCATCGGCGTCCACGTCGGAGACGTCATGTACGGCAATATCGGGTCGCGCAGCCGGCTCGACTTCACGGTCATCGGTCCTGCGGTCAACATGGCTTCGCGTCTCGAAGCGCTCACCAAACAGTTGGGAAAAACGGTGCTGCTGTCCCGCGCGTTCGCTGATTTCGTCGAAAACGATTTCGATCTCGAACGCGTCGGCGAATATCCGGTGCGCGGCTTCAACGACCCAATCGAGCTGTTTGCGTATCACGGCTGAACGACGATCTATCGCCAGGTGCCGGGCCGCCCCACGGGACTCGTCAAGCGGCCATTGTAAGCGAATGTCGATCTCGGCGGTTGCTAATCCCGCGACGCCGCCGCCCAGACACTGAAAAGACAGTAGAGCCACAGCTTTAGAGCCACTGATTCGCGTGCTCAGGCCATTCAGCGCAGTCGCTCCCAGATGTTGCCGGGACCGATCCTCTGTGGAGGCAGCTTCTATTTGGAAACGGCTGCCAAGCTATCGAAATCGCTACGGGCCGTCTTGAGCTTTTTCCAAATGCGCCTTGAAATCATTGGATAATTTGGCTTATTTTGATTCCGCCATTCGGAAGTTCGATCTCTCCCGCCCCGGGGCAGGCGCTCTGCCGAATTCGGCACCCTCAATTGCCATTGGCGCGGGAACAATGCACGGCCGCAAGAACGGTGCTATTGAGATGCTTCCCTTGCGACATCAACGGAATGCATCACCATCCAGGCACCCATGACCCCGTTCTTGTCGCGCTGTCAGTCCTGATCGCCGCGCTTTCTTCCTATACCGCCCTGGATCTCGCGACTCGCATGCGGGCCGCTTCCGGCTCCGCCAGCCTGGGCTGGCTTGGGGCTGCGGCCGTCGCCATGGGTGGCGGCATCTGGTCCATGCATTTCGTCGCCATGCTGGCGTTCAGCCTGCCCGGCGTCGAAATTTCCTACGATCCGCTCCTCACGCTCCTCTCGCTCGCCCTTCCCATTTTGGTCGCTGCCGCCGCGTTCGTCGTCGTAAGTCAGCGGTCGAATGCGCTCGTCGTTTCCGGCATTGGAATGGGGCTCGCGATCTCCGGCATGCATTACACCGGCATGGGCGCCATGCGGATGGCGGCTTCGATCCACTACGATCCCCTCTGGGTTGTGCTTTCCATAGCTATTGCGATCGGCGCTTCCATCATTGCGCTGTGGCTGGCCTTTCGCACGACGAGCGTGCTCGAGCGCATATCGGCCGGCGCCGTCATGGGCCTGGCGATCTCCGGGATGCACTACGCGGCCATGCGGGGCTCCTCCTTCGTTGCCACGGATGCCATTCTTGGCCGCGCAGTCCACGGCGCGGTTGGGCAGGCGCCGCTCGCGTTCCTGGTCGCGGGCACCACGATCGTCGTCCTCGTCATCGGGCTCGCCGCGGCCGTGTACGACCGCGCCTCGGCAGAACGTGCCGATCGCGAAGCCGAGGCACTCAGGCGAAGCGAGGAGAAATTTCGTCTGCTGGTGGAGGGGGTGGCCGATCACGCCATCTTCATGCTCGATCCCGAAGGGCGGGTGGCGAACTGGAATCTCGGCGCGCGCCGGCTGATCGGCTACGGCGACGAGATCATAGGTACCCACTACGCCATCCTTCACACCGAGGAAGACCGCGCGTCCGGCGTTCCTGATGCCGAGCTTCACGACGCAAAGCGGGAAGGCAAGTCAGAAGGCGAGGGCTGGCGCGTCCGCAAGGACGGCAGCCGCTTCTGGGCCGAGGAGACGATACGCGTGGTGCAAAACGAGCGTGGCGAGGCAATCGGTTTCGCCAAGATCGTGCGCGACGTGACGGAACGGCGCCGAGCCCAGGAAGCGCTGGAGCGCACCCGCGACGCGCTCGTGATATCGCAGAAGATGGAGACTGTCGGACAGCTTACCGGCGGCGTCGCCCACGACTTCAACAACATACTTGCCGTGATCCTGGGCAGCCTCGAACTGGCGAAGAAGCGCCTCCAGCCGGAAGATCCCAGGATTCATCGGCTGCTCGATAACGCGATTCAAGGTGCGCTGCGCGGCGCCTCGCTGACCCAGCGCATGCTGGCGTTCGCGCGCAAGCAGGACCTCAAGCCCGTCGTCGTGGATGTCCCGGAGCTGGTGCGCGGAATGGCGGCTCTCCTGAAGTTTGATCCAGCCATCCGGGTCGAGACCCGTTTCCCGATCGAGCTTTCGAAGGTGAAGGTCGATGCCAACCAGCTCGAGCTCGCGATCCTCAACCTCGCCGTCAATGCGCGCGATGCGATCGCGGCAGGTGGCGGGGTCATCAGCATCGCTGCACGCGAAGAGC
This region includes:
- a CDS encoding cupin domain-containing protein yields the protein MRINDDLTIPVIVHAAQLPWTSSPAAGVDRRMLFRIGDEVARATSIVRYAPRSAFPRHTHGGGEEIVVLDGVFQDEHGDYPAGSYFRNPPGTSHVPASKDGCTIFVRLWQFRESDDDQIVRRPAEGRPLEPRSGAASAIELFDDAFENVRFESWMPGKAIMVENARGLEMLVLAGSLSIGDQMLTSQSWVRLPVGQALRAVSGPEGAKVWVKEAPLLHPDVCRLP
- a CDS encoding adenylate/guanylate cyclase domain-containing protein, producing the protein MNAPPKIDPVTARSDRDVLHWLTNDTRDERFIDNIFAEMCIRVQRAGIPVKRASLHILIHHPQWLGARIMWADGMREAEIARVDYDVRERSEYIGSPANEVHDGATEVRENLERDPSLGRKHAVFDEMRAKGLTDYVAWPLCHTLGKRHIVTFATDRPGGFDDAHIASLLELLPVLALVSEIRVKNRLARTLLETYVGSHASELILAGATRRGSGTTVRAAIMICDLRDFTRISDNWPRDDVIDLLNGYFDAMSEPIARHGGEILKFIGDGLLAIFPLSQSSACANLLHAVAEARQAMLVLNEKNSETGREPLNYGIGVHVGDVMYGNIGSRSRLDFTVIGPAVNMASRLEALTKQLGKTVLLSRAFADFVENDFDLERVGEYPVRGFNDPIELFAYHG
- a CDS encoding MHYT domain-containing protein, producing the protein MHHHPGTHDPVLVALSVLIAALSSYTALDLATRMRAASGSASLGWLGAAAVAMGGGIWSMHFVAMLAFSLPGVEISYDPLLTLLSLALPILVAAAAFVVVSQRSNALVVSGIGMGLAISGMHYTGMGAMRMAASIHYDPLWVVLSIAIAIGASIIALWLAFRTTSVLERISAGAVMGLAISGMHYAAMRGSSFVATDAILGRAVHGAVGQAPLAFLVAGTTIVVLVIGLAAAVYDRASAERADREAEALRRSEEKFRLLVEGVADHAIFMLDPEGRVANWNLGARRLIGYGDEIIGTHYAILHTEEDRASGVPDAELHDAKREGKSEGEGWRVRKDGSRFWAEETIRVVQNERGEAIGFAKIVRDVTERRRAQEALERTRDALVISQKMETVGQLTGGVAHDFNNILAVILGSLELAKKRLQPEDPRIHRLLDNAIQGALRGASLTQRMLAFARKQDLKPVVVDVPELVRGMAALLKFDPAIRVETRFPIELSKVKVDANQLELAILNLAVNARDAIAAGGGVISIAAREEHAIDGLAEGRYVALSVSDTGCGMDEETLRHAQEPFFTTKGVGKGTGLGLSMVKGLAEQSGGVLLLKSRIGEGTTAEIWLPASQDEKLPAPHAAEPLRATPRSSRPLSVLVVDDDLLVLDSVAAMLDDLGHAVIEARSGEEAVQLLRRMPKIDIVVTDYAMPGMNGLLLAEAVAAERPGTPVVLCTGYAELLGSVQPDLPRISKPFDQAALLAAIDEVMRAQAASRSVLTLHPKRA